In Candidatus Sulfurimonas marisnigri, a single genomic region encodes these proteins:
- a CDS encoding helix-hairpin-helix domain-containing protein — protein MTNLITLLTQKTPLKKEHIANILKLLDEGSTIPFIARYRKEMTGGADDEVLREFETIYISSKKILERKEEVARLISERATLTDSIKKSIEEADTLRVLEDIYRPFKEKKSSRATTAMANGLTPLANTLQSARLTTSEFKQEAKKFIKGVVSSVDGAVKGAQDILAERYADLPREREAIRNNMLRFGILEVKKSKSFDENGTFKNFANKDAKGEKVAYIPSHRYLAIMRGVKEKELSVKITTDISHIEENIKRYKIPSHASSSKELLFEAYRDGLKRLLLPSLERELHVELKEKADISAINTFGKNLSQLLMTPPVTKRVLLGVDPAFVSGCKLAVIDENGNYLESAVIYPTEPKKDYENSKNKVLTLTKKYNITGVAIGNGTASRETQEFFARLNKEEDAKLNYTVVSEAGASVYSASKIAAQEYPNLDVTIRGAISIAGRLQDPMAALVKIDPKSLGIGQYQHDVDQKLLEKKLTDVTQDLVNRVGVDINSASASLLAYVAGVGAKVAQNIIAFREENGLFKTKEQLLKVKGLGKKAYEQAAGFVRIKNGKSVFDNSGIHPESYDIAKKLSALELSSIDIKTKSQELHVGEETLKDIIKELNKPGFDPREDLPPIPFKDGVTDIAMLSVGSFVSGVVRNIADFGAFVDIGLKNDGMIHISKMSEKRISHPLEILALNQYLPQIEVISIDSEKGKIGLSLV, from the coding sequence ATGACAAATCTAATAACGTTACTAACACAAAAAACTCCACTAAAAAAAGAGCACATCGCAAACATTTTAAAACTTCTAGATGAGGGTTCTACTATCCCTTTCATTGCACGCTACAGAAAAGAGATGACTGGTGGTGCAGATGATGAAGTTCTTCGTGAGTTTGAGACAATCTACATAAGTAGTAAAAAAATTTTAGAGAGAAAAGAAGAAGTTGCTAGACTTATATCCGAGAGAGCAACTTTAACTGACTCTATTAAAAAAAGCATAGAAGAGGCTGATACTCTTAGAGTTTTAGAAGATATTTACCGACCTTTTAAAGAGAAAAAAAGTTCTCGGGCAACAACTGCTATGGCAAATGGTTTAACACCTCTAGCCAATACTTTGCAAAGTGCCAGATTAACTACTTCTGAGTTTAAACAAGAAGCTAAAAAGTTTATAAAAGGGGTTGTTTCCTCCGTTGATGGAGCCGTAAAAGGTGCACAAGACATCTTAGCAGAGCGTTATGCCGATTTGCCGCGTGAGCGCGAAGCCATCCGTAATAATATGCTCCGTTTTGGTATTTTAGAGGTTAAAAAGAGTAAGAGTTTTGATGAGAACGGTACTTTTAAGAATTTTGCAAACAAAGACGCAAAGGGTGAAAAAGTTGCTTATATCCCTTCCCATCGCTACCTTGCAATTATGCGCGGGGTAAAAGAAAAAGAGCTCTCGGTAAAGATAACCACAGACATAAGCCATATAGAAGAGAATATAAAACGGTACAAAATCCCATCTCATGCCTCAAGCTCCAAAGAGTTGCTGTTTGAAGCTTACAGAGATGGGCTGAAAAGACTTCTCCTCCCCTCGCTTGAGAGAGAGCTACATGTAGAGCTAAAAGAGAAGGCTGATATTTCTGCAATTAATACTTTTGGCAAGAATCTAAGCCAACTTCTTATGACACCTCCGGTCACAAAAAGGGTTCTTCTTGGAGTTGACCCCGCTTTTGTGAGTGGATGCAAACTAGCTGTTATTGATGAAAACGGAAATTATCTAGAGTCTGCTGTAATCTACCCTACCGAGCCAAAAAAAGATTATGAGAACTCTAAAAACAAGGTACTAACACTAACAAAAAAGTATAACATAACAGGCGTTGCTATTGGAAACGGGACAGCTTCTCGTGAGACACAGGAGTTTTTTGCCCGCTTAAACAAAGAAGAAGATGCCAAACTAAATTACACGGTTGTCTCTGAAGCTGGTGCGTCTGTTTACTCTGCTTCAAAAATAGCCGCTCAGGAGTACCCAAACCTTGATGTTACAATTAGAGGTGCTATCTCTATTGCCGGAAGATTGCAAGACCCTATGGCAGCGCTAGTTAAAATAGACCCGAAATCTTTGGGGATAGGGCAGTATCAACACGATGTTGACCAAAAACTTTTGGAAAAAAAGCTAACAGATGTAACCCAAGACCTTGTAAACCGCGTTGGTGTTGACATAAACTCAGCTTCGGCTTCTCTTCTTGCTTATGTTGCCGGAGTCGGCGCTAAAGTTGCTCAAAATATAATTGCCTTTAGAGAGGAGAATGGTCTCTTTAAAACGAAAGAACAACTTTTAAAAGTCAAAGGGCTCGGAAAAAAAGCCTATGAGCAAGCTGCAGGATTTGTACGTATAAAAAATGGAAAAAGTGTATTTGACAACAGCGGTATTCATCCTGAGAGTTATGATATTGCAAAAAAATTGAGCGCTTTAGAGTTAAGCTCGATAGATATAAAAACAAAATCTCAGGAGCTACATGTAGGGGAAGAGACATTAAAAGATATCATTAAAGAGCTAAATAAGCCTGGTTTTGACCCTAGGGAGGATTTGCCCCCTATTCCTTTTAAAGATGGCGTTACAGATATTGCTATGCTTAGTGTTGGGAGTTTTGTATCCGGTGTTGTCCGAAACATCGCTGACTTTGGTGCATTTGTAGATATTGGACTCAAGAATGA
- a CDS encoding diguanylate cyclase domain-containing protein yields MKQTDQTLLEQMRITEFEMANRKELFYLEDVDFNLLKKCKTFIEPRMNSLVDEFYEMQTSIIEIALLIGDSDTLFRLKNAQHKYLQDLFSGVYDLEYINNRLRIGLVHKRIGVEPKLYLSAIGTLKNLLFKVIREEMKDSQELVDTLSSLDKLFLFDITLVFETYIKSLVAEIESSKEKSERYALALEETVMERTHQLEIMSTTDALTGLLNVRSLSETLTKILRSAERRSELVSIVYIDVNDFKIVNDTDGHQKGDEILRAVGDAIKKVSRIVDNCYRYGGDEFCIVLPNCSKEEAHNIYMNRLRTELKKSFKDVTLSIGIVDAGPTDYYGAHTLIQKADEQMYIDKKKHKENKSK; encoded by the coding sequence GTGAAGCAAACAGACCAGACTTTATTGGAACAGATGAGAATTACAGAATTTGAAATGGCAAATCGAAAAGAGTTGTTTTATCTTGAAGATGTTGATTTTAACCTTTTAAAAAAATGTAAAACTTTTATAGAGCCAAGAATGAATTCTCTAGTTGATGAATTTTATGAGATGCAGACATCGATTATAGAGATTGCACTGTTGATTGGTGATTCTGATACTCTATTTAGGCTTAAAAATGCACAGCATAAATATTTGCAAGATCTTTTTAGCGGAGTGTACGACCTTGAATATATTAATAATAGACTTAGAATCGGATTGGTGCACAAGCGTATTGGCGTTGAACCAAAGCTCTATCTCTCAGCAATAGGTACGCTAAAAAACCTCCTATTTAAAGTTATTAGAGAAGAGATGAAAGACTCACAAGAGCTAGTAGATACACTGTCATCACTGGATAAACTATTTTTATTTGATATAACTCTGGTCTTTGAGACATATATTAAAAGTTTGGTGGCAGAGATAGAATCTTCAAAAGAGAAGTCAGAACGGTATGCTTTAGCATTGGAAGAGACAGTAATGGAGCGTACGCATCAACTTGAGATTATGTCAACAACTGACGCTTTAACTGGTTTACTAAATGTAAGAAGTCTCTCAGAAACGCTTACAAAAATACTCAGGTCAGCTGAGCGTCGTTCTGAATTAGTAAGCATTGTTTACATTGACGTTAATGATTTTAAAATAGTAAATGACACAGACGGACATCAAAAAGGAGATGAAATTTTACGGGCAGTAGGTGATGCAATAAAAAAGGTATCTCGTATAGTGGATAACTGTTATCGTTACGGCGGTGATGAATTTTGCATAGTTTTACCAAATTGCTCTAAAGAAGAGGCGCATAATATTTATATGAACCGTCTTAGAACTGAGTTAAAGAAGAGTTTTAAAGATGTAACTTTAAGTATTGGTATTGTTGATGCAGGACCGACTGATTATTATGG